The Deinococcus metallilatus genome segment AACCCCAGCTTCCCTGGTCCCCCGCTCTGGCCTGCGCCGGTTTCAATCCTCAGCCCACCTAAAGGCAGGCTGCAACCTTCCGGGCACCTGTACACGCCGGGAGACTACCTAGTTTCAATCCTCAGCCCACCTAAAGGCAGGCTGCAACGTGAACCGCGCCCACCTGCACACCACGGGCGGGAAGGTTTCAATCCTCAGCCCACCTAAAGGCAGGCTGCAACTGGAAGAGAGCGCCGCGAACCTCGATCAGGACGAAGTTTCAATCCTCAGCCCACCTAAAGGCAGGCTGCAACGGTAGTGTGCCCGCTTTTCGTGCAACACGCAAGGTTGACGTTGGACGGCGCGAACCACAAGGGCCACTGACCTTCCTGCCGACCTGACCGCAGAGCCACAATCGCCTCTCGGGCGTCCAGCAGGACTTCTGCCACATCACGCGAACCTCCCCTGATCTCCACGGAGCAGGAGGTTCGCGCCCTGTTTTTCCTCCCGTCAGCCAGTGTCGGGCTGGCCCCGCATTCTCCCCGACAGAACGCGATGGCCGCGTTCAAGTGCGTCCCAACGCGGTTTTTCCGTGCCTGGGGATAGGGAGGAATGAATGCGAAACCTGTTGTTGAGCTTGCTGTTGCTGTGGGGTGGAACGGGTGCCTGGGCGGCGGATACCTCCGGGGCGAACACGGGGGTAACCCCGCTGAACGAGGTGGTCTGGCCCATCGGCGGATAGGCGGCTCCTGGGTCGAGGTCGGCGGGGACATGTCGCTCCCGCCGACTTCTACAATCGTGGGGTGCGGGATGGAGCAGGGTCGGAAGCGGCGGATGCGGTGCCGGTCTGCGGGTGGGAGAACGCGCCGTGAAAATGCCCGAGATGGTCCGGCACATCCAGGGCCTGCTGACCGTGGAGGCGTGGGAGGCGGCCCGCCTGCACCTTCTGGCGGGCGCGCGGGGCGCACGGTCGAGACAGGACGGAACACTGCTGGGAAACGTGGCGCGCGAGGTTCCACGTTCCCTGTGGCGTGAACCGGGGTGGCGCCGTTCCCTGGCCTGGGCCGCTTACCGGGCGGGCGACGTGCCCCTGATGCGCGAACTGCTGACGGAGGGAGCAGATGGCGTGGAGGCGTTCGGGGCCTTCCTGGCCTGCGCCGGGGGACGCTGGACCGAGGCGCTCGCACTGGCCGGGGTGGGACTGGCGGGCCCGGACCCCGCCGTGGCCGCGCGTTTCCGGGCACAGGCGCTCCTGCGCTCCGGGTCAGAGGGATGGCGGGAGGCGTACACGTCGGCCCTGCACGTCGCCCGGGGGCGCGACCGCGCGCTGGTGCGGCTGGATTACGCGGTGGCCCTCGCCTGGGCGGAGGATGACGTGGCAGCCCGGCCCGAATTTGCCCAGGCGGCGGTGGAACTGGTGGGCGACATGTGGGGCCTGGCCTTCGCGTGGTCGAGTCTGGGCATCACCTGTCTGCGGCTGGGCGACCTGGTGGGGGCGGAGCGGGCGCTCAAGCAGGCCCAGAAGGCGGCGGGCAAGGAGGCGACCGGACAGCATCTGATGACGGTGCACCTGGGCCTGGGCGGCATCTACCGCGCGCACGGCGAGTTTCCCCGGGCACGCTGGGCCTTTCGGGAGGCGGGCCGCCTGGCCGTGGGGACAGAAGACCGGGTGGTGGCCCTGCTGGGCGAGGCGCGCACGCTCGCCCTGTGGGGCAGGCCGGACGAGGCGCTGACGGTGCTGTACGACGCGGCGGGGCAGGCCGGGATTCTGGACCCGGAGGCCGGAAACCACCGCGTCTTCGTGGAGATCGCCGCTGTCCGGCTCCTGCTGAACGACGAGGAGGGAGCGCAGGCGGCCCTGGCCCGCGCCGGTCAGGTGGTGCGTGATGATCTGCGCCTCGCCGGGGTCCTGCGCGCGGAATTGCGGCGGCGGCAGGGCCACCCCGAAGAGGCCGCCGCCCTGCTGGGCACGCTCAGGATGCGGCCCGCCTGGGCGGCGGAGATGGCGCTGCTGTTCCCGCCGCTCTTTGCACTGCTGGACGTGACCACGCGCCTGCCGCCCTGGGTGGCCGAAGTGAACGCGGACGGCCCCGTGACCGTGCGGATGCACGGCGAGCCGCTCCCCCTGCGTGCCGCGCGGCCCGAGGCGGCGCTGCTGGTCATGCTGGTCATGCACGGCGGAAGCCTCGGGCGCGAGCGTCTTCAGGAGGAACTGGACCTGCCGGGCCGCGACGAGAACGCCCGCCGCAAGGAACTCAGCCGCGCGGTCGTGGCCCTGCGCGCCGCCCTGGGCTGGCCGGAGGCGGTGACGACCGGGGGCAGTATGGTGGTCCTCTCGGACGAGGTGCAGTGGCGGCTGCACTTGCCCCCGCCGGAACGCGCCGACCTGTTCTGCGAGGGCCGCCTCGACCCCTGGGTGAATGCCTGGCGAATTGACAACGCTCCACTCATCAAACTGGAGTGATGTGAGGCCAGAGAAAATCCTGCGACAACCCGGCGACAGCCTTGCGGCACTCTACGGGCATGGCACCCGCAGACCTCAGCAAGGCCGAGCGCCTCTTCCGTATCGCGCGGCTGCTGCGCGAAGGGCAACTCACCGTCCGCGACCTCGCCGCGAAGCTGTTTCCTGCCGCCAGCGTGGGGGGGGAGGGCTGGGCGGGCATCGAGCGGGCCCTCCAGCGTGACCTGCTCGACCTGGAGCGGCTGGAGCCGGAGGACTTCCAGCGTCTGCCCGGACGTCCCCCCCGCTATACCCTGCGGACGCACCGCAGCACCCTGCACCCCGTTACGCTGCTCGCCCTGCACGCCGCCGCCCGGCTGATGTACCACCGCGCGCCCGGCCACCGCCTGCACCATCAGGCCGCGTTGCGCCAGCTCACGTCCTGGCTGCCCGAGCAGGTGCAGGGCGTGGTGGGCCGGGGAATACAGGACATCGGCAAACGGCGCTCACGCGAGGACATCAATCTGGAGCACGCCTGCGCCGCCTGGACGGGCGGGCATCCCCTGCGCTTCGAGTACCGGAAACCCGGCGGAAGCGGCCGCGCCCGCAGCAACATCATCGAGACGTACCTGATCGAGGCCCATCCCAGCAACCTCGACCTGTACGTGATCGGGCGGGAAACCACCTACCACCACGCGGTCCGCACCTTCAAACTCTCGCGCATGAAGGCCCTGCATGTCCTGCGCGACCAGACGTACACGATCCCCGAAACCTTCGACCCCACCGCCTTCCTGCACGGCGCCTGGGGCGTGGTGGGTACCGGGGGCAACGCCACCATGACCGTCCACCTGCGCTTTCGCCACGACGCCGCGTACCGCATTCTGGAAGGCGGCTACGCCAACCTCAGCGAACCGTACCTGAATCCCGACGGCACCATCGACACCACCGTCGAGGCGCCCCTCGACGCCAGCGGTCTGCCCCGCGAACTGCTCCCCTGGATTCTGGGCTGGGGACCGCGCGTGCAGGTCCTCGGTCCGCCCGAACTGCGCGCCCACTGGCAACGCGAACTCCGCGCCGCCGCCGAGAACGCCGACACCGAACCCATCCCGTTTACAGCAGGAGGCGCGGCATGACGGCCCACAGCTTCATGGGCCACAGTCCCAGCGCCGAGAACCCGGAGTGGCAGACATGGAGAGACGTAAGAGGACTGAAATAGCTGTTTCTAGAGACTCTACGCTGAAAAGTCCCATTCAAGACAATGAGATCAACAAGGGGATTTTTATGACGATGTATTACGGCCACACGTTTAAAGGCGACAAGACCAAACAGCGGTGGCAAACGATGCGCGAGCACGCGCTGAATGTGGCTGGCCGGGCCTGTGAACACGCGGAAGCATTCGGGGAGAAGAAACGTGCCCACCTGGCGGGCCTGCTCCACGACCTGGGGAAATATGGTGACCTGTTCCAGAGACGGTTGGAGGGCGAGGGAAGCGGGTTCGATCATTGGTCGGCGGGGGCCTGTTTCGCCAAGCAGATTTACAAGGATGGCGCGCTCGCCCTCGTGATCCAGGGGCATCACATCGGCTTGCAGAAGGGCGATGGAGACACACTGGACGAATTGGCCATCGCCCGGTTGCAAACACATCACCCCTTGGAACTCAGGCTAACGGAAACGGACCTGAAGTTACTCGCCAGCCGCCTGCTGGCAGATGTGGAGACGCTGCCGCCGGGTGCTGGCAGGCAGGCGAAATTGAACATCCCTCAGGGGGCCGCCGACATGCTGGATACCCGGATGCTCTTCTCGGCGCTGGTCGATGCCGATTACCTGGATACCGAGCAGGCGATGCGGGAAGATGGTGCGCCGCCCAGACCGCATGGGCCAAGTCTGGATGCCGTCCGGGCACTGGCCGCCCTGGAGCGTCATCTGGCTACCTTAAATGCCGACGAGCGCGTGCCCGAGCCAACCCGTACTTTACGTACCGACCTGATGAATGCCTGCCACGCCTCAGGCGAGCGTGATGGACGTCTCTGGACCCTGACTGCACCGACGGGCAGCGGAAAAACGCTGGCCATGCTGCGCTTTGCACTCACGCGGGCGGTCCGTGAGCAGAACGCGGGCCGACCCCTCCGGCGCATCGTGGTGGTCTTGCCCTTCCTGAGCATCCTCGATCAGACCGTGCAGACGTACCGGGAGATTTTTAGCGAGGCCGAGTTCGGGCCGCATTTCGTGCTGGAACACCACAGCCTCACGGGCACACGCACCGATCCGGGCCAGGACGGGCGCGATGACGGCGAAGGGGCCAATAATAGACGAGAGGCGCAGTTGCTCACGCAGAACTGGGACGCGCCTATCGTGATCACCACCAGCGTGCAACTGCTGGAGAGCCTGCACGCCAACCGGCCTGGCGCGTGCCGTAAACTTCACCGCCTGGCGGGCAGCGCCCTTCTGCTCGATGAAGTGCAGACACTTCCGGCGGCGCTGGCAGTTCCGACCCTGAAAACCCTGTCGCGCCTTGCGTCCGAGAAATATGGCGCGGTGGTGGTCATGGCGACGGCCACACAACCCGCTTTCGACACCCTCGACGAGAAGGTACGGCAGAGTGAACCCGAGGGGGCGGGCTGGCAACCGCAGGAGATGGCCCCGCCCGAACTGCGATTGTTCGAGCGTTCCAGGCGGGTGCGCCCGGTCTGGAACCTGGACACGCCCACAACCTGGGAGGAGGTGTGCGACTGGGTGAAGGCTGAACCCCAGGTGCTGTGCATCGTGAACATGAAGGCCCATGCGCTGGAACTCGTGAAGGCGCTCCAAGCGCAAGGGGTCAGGCACCTCAAGCACATCTCCACCTCCCTGTGCCCAGCCCACCGGCGCAAGGTGCTGGACGAGGTCCGGCAAGCCTTGAGGCCGGAGCGCGAAGGGGGCGGGCAGCCGTGCCGCGTGATTGCCACACAGTGCGTCGAGGCAGGCGTTGACCTGGACTTCCCGAAAGTCTTCCGGGCGCTTGCTCCTCTCGATGCCATTGCCCAGGCAGCGGGCCGCTGCAATCGGCACGCCCGGCGTCCGGAGGGCGAACTGCGAGTGTTCCTGCCGGAAAAGGAAAGGTATCCCACTTCCACTTATGGCCGAGCGGCGCAGGCGGCCCGGAATATGTGGAACGCGGGTGGCCTCGACCTGGACGATCCGGGCACCTTCCGCCGCTTCTACGCGCAGCTCTGGCAATACGAGAAGACCGAACAGGAAGAACTGGCCCGAGCCATCCAGGTTCAGGACTACCCGGAAGTCGCCCGCCTCTACCGCCTGATTCCCGACGACAGCGTGAATGTGGTGGTGCCTTACGGGGAAGGCCTGGCCCTGGCCGAAGAGGCCATGCGTGACGGCATCACCGTGGAATGGATGCGCCGCGCCCAGCCGTTCACCGTCTCCGTCTTCCGGCGGCGCGACGGCACCCTGCCGCCCCACTGCGAGCCTGTCAACTTCAGGCCCCGCAAAGGAGGCCAACCGCAGCCAGCCGAGGACTGGTTCATCTGCCGCCATACCAAGGCTTACGACGAACTGTTCGGGTTCCTGCCGGACGGCGGTGGAGCCGACTGGTACTCTCTCTAGCTCTCTTCCCAAGAGGAGGTTTCATGATTCAAAGTAGACCGTCCACCTCAGCGCGGACCTTCACCCTGGAGGTGTGGGGCGATTACGGGTGCTTTACGCGACCGGAACTCAAGGTCGAACGGTTCAGCTATCCCATTATCACGCCCAGTGCCGCCCGCGCCATCTACGACGCGATTTACCTGGAATTCGACAAACGCACGGGTCGCCCCGCGCACCGCTGGGAAGTCAGCCGTGTCGAGGTGCTTTCCCCCGTGCGCTACGTGGCCCTGATGCGCAACGAGGTCAAGGAGAAAATCAGCACTGCCAGCGTGAAGAAGTGGATGCAGAACCCTGCCCTCACCACGCCGATCTATGCCGACGCCACCAAGGAAGACGCCGGAACGGACACCAAGGGCCGCACGCAGCGGCAGACGATGGCCCTGAAGGCCCCCCGTTACCGCCTGCACGCCCACACGGTCCTGTTTGACGAAAATTTCGAACTGCGCCAGAAAATCGAGCGGAGCTTCGAGCGGCGCGGTCA includes the following:
- a CDS encoding helix-turn-helix transcriptional regulator; protein product: MAPADLSKAERLFRIARLLREGQLTVRDLAAKLFPAASVGGEGWAGIERALQRDLLDLERLEPEDFQRLPGRPPRYTLRTHRSTLHPVTLLALHAAARLMYHRAPGHRLHHQAALRQLTSWLPEQVQGVVGRGIQDIGKRRSREDINLEHACAAWTGGHPLRFEYRKPGGSGRARSNIIETYLIEAHPSNLDLYVIGRETTYHHAVRTFKLSRMKALHVLRDQTYTIPETFDPTAFLHGAWGVVGTGGNATMTVHLRFRHDAAYRILEGGYANLSEPYLNPDGTIDTTVEAPLDASGLPRELLPWILGWGPRVQVLGPPELRAHWQRELRAAAENADTEPIPFTAGGAA
- the cas5c gene encoding type I-C CRISPR-associated protein Cas5c, translated to MIQSRPSTSARTFTLEVWGDYGCFTRPELKVERFSYPIITPSAARAIYDAIYLEFDKRTGRPAHRWEVSRVEVLSPVRYVALMRNEVKEKISTASVKKWMQNPALTTPIYADATKEDAGTDTKGRTQRQTMALKAPRYRLHAHTVLFDENFELRQKIERSFERRGQCIYQPYLGCREFTAAFELVDRQQPGLLPPQLHDEEIGWMLYDVFDLSRPGGNSDDAAVSLFEASIRAGVLEVPPYASDAVRKPGVAGCSAH
- a CDS encoding tetratricopeptide repeat protein, encoding MKMPEMVRHIQGLLTVEAWEAARLHLLAGARGARSRQDGTLLGNVAREVPRSLWREPGWRRSLAWAAYRAGDVPLMRELLTEGADGVEAFGAFLACAGGRWTEALALAGVGLAGPDPAVAARFRAQALLRSGSEGWREAYTSALHVARGRDRALVRLDYAVALAWAEDDVAARPEFAQAAVELVGDMWGLAFAWSSLGITCLRLGDLVGAERALKQAQKAAGKEATGQHLMTVHLGLGGIYRAHGEFPRARWAFREAGRLAVGTEDRVVALLGEARTLALWGRPDEALTVLYDAAGQAGILDPEAGNHRVFVEIAAVRLLLNDEEGAQAALARAGQVVRDDLRLAGVLRAELRRRQGHPEEAAALLGTLRMRPAWAAEMALLFPPLFALLDVTTRLPPWVAEVNADGPVTVRMHGEPLPLRAARPEAALLVMLVMHGGSLGRERLQEELDLPGRDENARRKELSRAVVALRAALGWPEAVTTGGSMVVLSDEVQWRLHLPPPERADLFCEGRLDPWVNAWRIDNAPLIKLE
- a CDS encoding CRISPR-associated endonuclease Cas3'' is translated as MTMYYGHTFKGDKTKQRWQTMREHALNVAGRACEHAEAFGEKKRAHLAGLLHDLGKYGDLFQRRLEGEGSGFDHWSAGACFAKQIYKDGALALVIQGHHIGLQKGDGDTLDELAIARLQTHHPLELRLTETDLKLLASRLLADVETLPPGAGRQAKLNIPQGAADMLDTRMLFSALVDADYLDTEQAMREDGAPPRPHGPSLDAVRALAALERHLATLNADERVPEPTRTLRTDLMNACHASGERDGRLWTLTAPTGSGKTLAMLRFALTRAVREQNAGRPLRRIVVVLPFLSILDQTVQTYREIFSEAEFGPHFVLEHHSLTGTRTDPGQDGRDDGEGANNRREAQLLTQNWDAPIVITTSVQLLESLHANRPGACRKLHRLAGSALLLDEVQTLPAALAVPTLKTLSRLASEKYGAVVVMATATQPAFDTLDEKVRQSEPEGAGWQPQEMAPPELRLFERSRRVRPVWNLDTPTTWEEVCDWVKAEPQVLCIVNMKAHALELVKALQAQGVRHLKHISTSLCPAHRRKVLDEVRQALRPEREGGGQPCRVIATQCVEAGVDLDFPKVFRALAPLDAIAQAAGRCNRHARRPEGELRVFLPEKERYPTSTYGRAAQAARNMWNAGGLDLDDPGTFRRFYAQLWQYEKTEQEELARAIQVQDYPEVARLYRLIPDDSVNVVVPYGEGLALAEEAMRDGITVEWMRRAQPFTVSVFRRRDGTLPPHCEPVNFRPRKGGQPQPAEDWFICRHTKAYDELFGFLPDGGGADWYSL